The Labrys wisconsinensis genome contains the following window.
GCTCGATCGGGTCGTGCGCGACCTCGGCGCCGATCCGCCGCCGCTGCCGGACGAGCGCTTCGTCGAGGCGAGCCTGATGCCGGAGGAGCGGCGCGGGCCGGACGAGGTCGCGGCGCTGGTGCTTTCGGAGACCTATATCGGCGAGCTCGAGGCGGCCGCCGTCGTGGTGATCGACACGCCGATGCACAATTTCACCGTGCCGGCGGCGCTCAAGGCCTGGATCGACCACGTCGTGCGGCCGCGCCGCACGTTTCGCAGCACGCCGGCCGGCAAGGTCGGCCTGCTCGCCGACCGGCCGGTCAGGGTGGTCGCGGCCTGCGGCGGCCCCTTCTCCGGCACGCCGGCGGCGCAGCGCGACTTCCTTACGCCATACATCTCCTACACGCTGGCGGCGATCGGCCTCGCCGATGTCGAGGTGCTGTTGCTGGAGAGCCTCGCCCGCGGCGCCGAGAGCGTCGAGCGGGCCGAGACGGGAGCGCGGGCCTGGATCGAGCGCCAGGGGTGAAGGGGCGGCGTCCGAAATCGTCACCGGAATGTCGTCGTGCCGTAGCGAACCGGGCACGACGGCCGCTCGCTGCATGCGACGCGCGTTCTTTGCGAGCGACGAGAAAGGCTACGAGGTCGGCAGCCCGTAGAACGTGGCCAGCACCTGGTTGTATGTCAGGCTCAAGGCGCCTCCCGGCGAGCCGTAGCCATTTGCGATGTAGGACCAGGTGAAACCTTTCGCCGTCAGGAAAGTGCGAGCCGACGTCACGTAGTCGATCGCGATTTCCTGGCCCGGTCCACCAATGACGAGTTCGAGGCAAATCTTTGAAGCCGATACGCCCACCAGAATGTCGAGCTGGCCCTGCAGCCATGTCGCCTGGGGATCGGGATCCCCGCCCGTGATCGGCGGCGTGGCGCTCGTCGTGATGTTCACGAAGTCGAGCCCGCTTGCCCCCATGACGGTTGCGGCATTGCTCGCCGTCAGTCCGAGATGCGATCCGGAGGCAAGGAGGGGATCGGTCAGCGCTCCGATCAGAAATCCCTTTCCATGCGCGGCTGCGGACAAAAGCATCGCCGTCACGGTGAAGAGATCGGTCCCGTCGGTGGCGGAATAATTTCCACGGTCGTCATCCATCTCGCAATCGAGGGCGAAGCCTCTCCTGGTCGAGCCGAGATCGGAGAGCCTGCCCTGGCCGAGGATGACCATGTCACTGCTGACCTTGAAGCTTCCGGAAACGGCATTGCCGGGAAAGAACGTGTCGGCGTGGGCCGCTGCCCAAGCGCGATGGAAAACCGCGGGATTGGCTGGGTTGACCGTGCTTCCCGTATCGATGCTCACATCCTGGGTCAGGTCGGTGCCGCTCCGGCCGGCCCAGCCGGTGGTATCGTAGCCGAAGGCATCCGCGGCATCGAGCCAGCCGAGATTTCCGGGATTTGAGCCGAGATAGCCATATTGGTGAAGCAGGGCGGCGATGGCCGCGCCGTCGGCGTCGCCGCGCGCCGCATAGCCGGCGCTCCACATCTGCTTGACGAGGGTGGAGCCGATTGCCGTCCGATACGTGCTGAATTGCGTGCGGCAGTTGTATCCCGCGGTGTTCTTGATGATCCCCATCGTATCGTTGGGATTCTTGGCCCAGGCAGTTTTATCGCCGGGATTGAGCCCCAGCCCGCGGTCCCCCCACAACAGCTCCCATATTCCGATCTTCGTCTGGGTCGACGATGCCGCCGGCCCCCATGGCCGGGTTACCGCATCGGTCAGGGGGAAATTAGGATAGTCGGTCGTCCCGACGACGCTGTCGGACGACGGCGGGGCTGCAAGGCGGAGGATTCGGAAGGGTGGCGCGGCCGGCGTGACGCTGTTGATCGTCGTGTTGGTGAAGCAATTGGGCGGAGACGGCGGGGTCGGGGTCGGCGGCTCGACATAGACACCCAGAACGCGCAACATCTGATCGCAGGCGTCCGACAGACTGCCCACTTGGGGCGTGGTGAGCGATGCGCCGACGAAACCGAAGGCCAGCGTGTTGGCGCTATAGGTGCCGCTCGCGCCGAGACGCAGGAAGAACAGGTTCCCGGTCGGTGCCGCGACGGCGTCGGTGAGCCAGGATTTCGTGGTGGCGCCGGTGGTCCATAGGCCGCCGGCGCTGCTGGTCCGGATGTTGCAGTTCAGGCCATAGCCCGTCCCCGCCGACACGACGATCTGGGTGGTCTCATTGTTCCAGACGCTGGAGCTGGCGACCGAACGCACGAGGTTGATGCCGGTCTGATTGACGGGAGTGCCCCCGCCCCGCGCGCCGACATCGCCAGAGATCCCAGGGACGATGTACTGCGCGTAGACGCCGACCGTGTTGTCGGTGAGGACGTTGGCCCCGACCATCGCTCCGAGCGTGGCGCCGGTGTCGAGATAGCCGGTCGAACCGTCGCCCGTGATGCCATTGGGCGAGAGGGATACGGTGCCATGCACAGTCAGGTTGAAGGCGTTGCTTTTGACGTTCTGCTGCGCGGCCTGCATCGTCGGTGCGAAGAAAAAGTAGACCGCCGTGAGTTTCTGCCACCAGCCACCCGCCGGGGTCGTCGTATCCTTTCCGGTAAGGATGAAATCATTGGCGGCGAGCAGGAAGTCCATGCCCGGCTTGACGGTGCATCGTGCGACCCATGCGTTCAGATCGCTGTCGAGGCCGTAGAGATACTGGAAATCGCGAATGGCTCTCATGTCACGTGACCGTCGTGAAGCCGGCCAGGTTCCACACGGCGGCTGCGCCGCCGGAATTGTGCATGACGATCAGGCTGCCGCGGGCATTCTGGCCGGCGCTGCTGTTATGGCCCGTCAACACGCATTCCAGCGTGGCTCCGGCTGCCGCGGAAAACACGATCGTTCCGGCATTGTCCTGAACCCACCCGACCTCGGTCCCGGGGACCGCCGCGGCACTGAGAGTCCAGGTCGTGGTGGTCGCGCTCGACGAATACAGAACAAGGCCGTCGTGGATCGTGTCGATCGTCGCGTTGCCGGGAATTTCCGTCGGGGCGAGTGGCTGCACGAGTTGTCCCCCTATTGAGGTGGCAAACTTCTAAAGTTGAAACCAATCTTTCCGAATACGGCCGCACAAGTGAAGCGGCGACGGTGCGCTCTCATATATACTATCGCGGTATTAGGGAAACGCAACGTCTTTGAGTCGGACTTCGCGGCCACGTCGTCAGCTTCGCGGCGGCTGTTGCGATCTGGTGGATGGGGCGGCTGCGGAAGCGGTTCGAGCCGGGGCGTCGCGGAGCGATCGTCGATCGCAACCCCGATGACGCCATCGGAAGCATGGCCGGACGGCGAAAATTCCCTCGCTTCGTGGAGAGGGCTTTTGGCGTTGCGCCCCTGGTGCTCTCGTCCAGCCTCTCACCTCGCGCCCATTCCGGTGGTGCGGGAGACGTCCCCGATACCGCCGGGCTCGGCCGGCGCCGCTCGGCCATAGCCGAGGGCGAAGAGCACGACCAGCGCGGTCAGCGCGGTGATCGCGGTCAGGATGAGGAGCAGCGCGACGAAGGCGGCGTCGTAGCTCGCCGTCAGGGCATCGCGGCCGAGGCCGGGCAGGACGGCGGCCGCGCCGGCGAGGTCGCCGGTGACGAGCCGCTGCGCCGCTTCGGCCGTCGCCGGACCGGCGGGCAGGCGTGCCGCGGTCAGGCCCGAGAGCACCGCGCCGACCACGGCGAGTGCCACGCCTTCGCCGGCGACGCGGATGGTGTTGAAGATGCCGGTCGCCATGCCGGCGCGCTCCTTCGGCACCACGCTGACCGCCAGCCCGTCCATCAGGCCCCAGGGCAGGCCGATGCCGGCGCCGATCGTCAGCATCGGCGGGACAAGGGCAGCGGCCGTGCTGGCGGGCACGTGGGCGAGCCAGTACAGGCCGGCGGCGGCGAGGCCGAGCCCGGCGCCCGCGATCAGCGCCGGCGAGACCCAGCGCGTCAGCAGCCCGGCGATCAGCGGCAGGACGAGGAGCGGGGCGGAGAGGGCGATCATCAGCTGCCCGGCAGCGACCTCGCCCATGCCCTCGACGCCGATGAAGCGCAGCGGCAGCAGCACCAGCAGCACCACGAAGGCGTAGGCCGGTGCCGCCGCCAGGAGCTGGACGCCGACGAAGCGGGGATAGCGGAACAGGCTCAGGTCCAGCATGGGGCGCGCGACGCGCCGCTCGACGGCGACGAAGGCGGCGAGCAGCAGAGCGGCGCCGGCCAGCGCGCCGATGACCAGCGCATCGCCCCAGCCGCGCTCCGGCGCCTGCAGCACGCCTGTCGTGAAGAGGGTGAGCGCCAGCGTGAAGCTGGCGGCGCCGGGCCAGTCCAGCCCCGACGCCGCGGGATCGCGGGATTCGCCGAGGCATCGGGCACCGATCGCGAAGGCGGCGAGGGCGAGGAGGACGACGAGGAGGAAGATGCTGCGCCAGCCGAAGGCGTCGATCATCAGGCCGGCGGCGATCGGCCCGAAGGCGAGGCCGACGCCGAAGCTGGTGCCGATGAAGCTGAAGGCGCGGATGCGTGCCGGCCCGTCGAAGGTCTGCGCCAGCGCGGCCATGCCGCCGGAGAGGGCCGCCGCGGCCGCCAGGCCCTGGGCGGCGCGCAGGAGGTCGAAGGCGAGGATGCCGGGTGCGAAGGTGAGGCCCAGCGAGGCCGCGGCGAAGACCGCGGTGCCGGCGAGGAAGACGCGCTTGCGGCCATGGGTGTCGGCGAGGGCGCCGGCCGCCATCAGGCTGGAGCCGAAGGCGAGCATGAAGGCGTTGGTCACCCAGTTCAGCGCCACCGGGTTGCCGCCGAGGGCGCGGCCGATTGCCGGCAGCGCCACCGCCGCCCCGGTGAAGGTGAGGGGCATGGCCATGGCCGCCAGGCACACGGCGACCAGCACGAGCGCCTTTTCGGCCGGGCGCGGGCCATTGGTCGGATCCGTCATGAAAAGTCCGTCGGGGTGTGAGGGCAGGCCGGACCGCCATGGTCGGCGCCGGCATGTCGCGCGGCCTTGCCGGCCGTCGCGTCTGCTGTAGAGATAGATGTGCCGCAATCATGCGGAAACGGCGCTAATATTCCGCACATACCGGAACAACGCGCTCGAATGAGGCCCGGCATGGACCATCTCGGCGGGTTGATCGCCTTCGTGCGCACGGCCGATCTCGGCAGCTTCGTCGCCGCTGGCCGGGTGCTCGGCCTCTCCGCTTCGGCGGTCGGCAAGGCGGTGGCCAGGTTGGAGCAGGAGCTCGGCGTGCGGCTGCTGCAGCGCTCGACCCGCAGCCTGCGCCTGACCGAGGAGGGGCGTGCGTTCCACGAGCGCTGCCGGCAGGTGCTCGACGACCTCGATGACGCCCGGGCCATGCTCGCCCGGGTGCGGCAGGTCCCGCGCGGCCGGCTGCGGGTCAGCATGCCGATCGTCAGCTATCACTTCCTCACGCCGGTGCTGCCCGAGTTCCTGGCCCGCTATCCCGAGGTCGAGCTCGACCTCGATTTCAACGACCGCGTCGTCGACCTGATCGAGGAGGGCGTCGACGTCGCGATCCGCAGCGGCGACCTGCCGGATTCGCGGCTGATGGCGCGGGCGCTGCGGCCCTTCCAGCTGCTGCTCTGCGCCGCGCCCGCCTATCTCGCACGGCACGGCGTGCCGCATGTCCCGCGCGATCTCGACCGGCACCTCGGCATACGCTTCCG
Protein-coding sequences here:
- a CDS encoding FMN-dependent NADH-azoreductase, encoding MASLLHISVSPRAASHSRRIGRELAARLCAARGLDRVVRDLGADPPPLPDERFVEASLMPEERRGPDEVAALVLSETYIGELEAAAVVVIDTPMHNFTVPAALKAWIDHVVRPRRTFRSTPAGKVGLLADRPVRVVAACGGPFSGTPAAQRDFLTPYISYTLAAIGLADVEVLLLESLARGAESVERAETGARAWIERQG
- a CDS encoding MFS transporter — translated: MTDPTNGPRPAEKALVLVAVCLAAMAMPLTFTGAAVALPAIGRALGGNPVALNWVTNAFMLAFGSSLMAAGALADTHGRKRVFLAGTAVFAAASLGLTFAPGILAFDLLRAAQGLAAAAALSGGMAALAQTFDGPARIRAFSFIGTSFGVGLAFGPIAAGLMIDAFGWRSIFLLVVLLALAAFAIGARCLGESRDPAASGLDWPGAASFTLALTLFTTGVLQAPERGWGDALVIGALAGAALLLAAFVAVERRVARPMLDLSLFRYPRFVGVQLLAAAPAYAFVVLLVLLPLRFIGVEGMGEVAAGQLMIALSAPLLVLPLIAGLLTRWVSPALIAGAGLGLAAAGLYWLAHVPASTAAALVPPMLTIGAGIGLPWGLMDGLAVSVVPKERAGMATGIFNTIRVAGEGVALAVVGAVLSGLTAARLPAGPATAEAAQRLVTGDLAGAAAVLPGLGRDALTASYDAAFVALLLILTAITALTALVVLFALGYGRAAPAEPGGIGDVSRTTGMGAR
- a CDS encoding LysR family transcriptional regulator, whose protein sequence is MDHLGGLIAFVRTADLGSFVAAGRVLGLSASAVGKAVARLEQELGVRLLQRSTRSLRLTEEGRAFHERCRQVLDDLDDARAMLARVRQVPRGRLRVSMPIVSYHFLTPVLPEFLARYPEVELDLDFNDRVVDLIEEGVDVAIRSGDLPDSRLMARALRPFQLLLCAAPAYLARHGVPHVPRDLDRHLGIRFRFPNSGRLQDWPLTPSPGEPEHAGRTVLTCNNMEALHGAVTAGLGIGCMPDFLARRSLASGALVTVLSDHIDGPGQFRLLWPSNRHLSPKVRVFVDFLSERLFAACCDALPGTAKPTVP